CAGCCGCGTGTCCCATAAGCAGGAAGATGGAAAGAGGCAACTCCTTAGGAAGCTGTTTGGAGATGGCAGCTGTGTTGCTGTGACAATTAGGCAAGGGGTGAGGGTGGGGAGGGCATCCTGTGGGTCTGGACCTAGGAGCTGGGGAGCAAGGATGCTTCAGGAAAGGGTTTTTGGGGCCAGCCATGAGATTTTTGCATGTGGTTCAGACCTGGTCTGGCAATGAGAAAACCCCAGGAGGGAGAAATCGCTCCGAGCACTCGTCCTTAGGCAGGGTTTTTCTCAGTCTCCTTCAGTGTCCTTGTGAGCGCAGCTTGGAGCCGGACCATGGCACGTCCTGGCTCCCTGCCTCAAGGACAGACCTCACTTACAGGATGACAGAAAAGGCTGTTTGGGGACTGGAGCAGATTTTGCTTGCACCCAAGGGGGTGACATGGACCTCCAGGTCCCACGGGACGTAGCTCCACGCTCTGGCCACAGCCTGGCTCCTATTTGCAAACATTTGCTCTGCAATTGCCGGTGCGTTTCCTGTTCCACGGGGCGGTCACGAGGCTCAGGAAAGTTTGCAGAATGAGTAAGTCACGGTGTCCCAGCCTCAGCGGCAGCGTGGCCGGGTCGGGAGCGTCCCCAGGGACCTGCTGCGTTCGCTGAGCTGCTTGTTTTCCATCCGCTCCCCAAATCTCTCCTACACCAGTTGCAAACTGCTGGGGGCAGGTTGGTTGCTCGAGCCATCCGGGCTGGCcagaggaggatggggaagCCCTGGGGGTATGGAAAGGGCTGGAGGAAATGAGGGAGCAGCCTGAACCGGGCAGGGTGTAAGCAGGCAGGGTTTGGGACGGGCAAGCAGGCAGCGCAGGGCAGAGCACCCACCTGAGCACCCACCGGGTGTCCACCTCCATCACCCTCCTGCCTGGGCCAGGAGGTGCCAGGGCTTTTTGGTTTCCCCTCAGCTCCTGGTAGGTGGGTTTGTCCTTGAATTCATTTGCAAGGAAGGTTTCTGCAGCTAATTACTCCTCCCCTTGGCTTCCTTAATTGAGGCTTTCATCCGGACCGTCCTTCTTGCTGGGGTTGCTCAAACCTTCCCAGCCAGCCCAGAGCCAGCAGATCTGAGGAGGATCTGGCCCAGAAGACACCGTGTTTCGAGTGCCCACCACCTCCACGGCCAGCCCGGAGTGCTGCAGACCCCTTACAGCCAGAAATAAACAGGGGGGACCACAAAAACTTCCCCTCCAGATGACCCCCGTGCAGGTGAAGACACCCCAAGGAAGGATGGCCCTCACCCCGTCTCGGGGTTAATGCTCAAAGTGCATTAACTGCCTCGGCCAGGGCAGCGCGTGGAGAACAGGTCTGACGGGTGCTctcagcttcccccagcccatGATTTATGCAGCAGAGAAGCCGAGATGAAAGGTTGTTTATTCAGGGCCATGGCCATGCGGAAGCCCTCATCCCTCTGGGCAGCACCTGGATGGGAGCGCGGCCGGCTTTGCACCGGGAttagggctgcagctggggtgggtAATGGCTCATCCCTGcgttgctctgcttttccctggAGCAACCCCTccccaggggaaaaaacctgggagaaaaaatgaacacaagGTCTAAAAAGCACCTGCTGATGGGGAATATCCAACGGGATGAGTGGTCGTGGAGAAGCTGAGGACTCAAGCGTAGCCCGGCAGGGATCGGCATCGCTCCCGGCGGAGCTGAACCCGATGCCGGGTTGTGCCGTGGTTGTCGGCAGCCGGTCCATCCCGGAGAGCGGGGACCCGCTGCGGGGCCGCGGCTCAGACCGCAGCGTGTGCTGCTAAGGGAATCGGTCCCCAGCTATTCCTGATGCTCTGATGACGGATCGCTCCGGGAGGGACTCCCCGGGCCAAAAAGGGGGATGCTATTTTAGGATCGGTAAACAGTGAAGGCATTAAAGAGGAGCCAGTTTAGAAAACAGCATTGGATCAACTCACCACGTGCGGATTTAAGTTAAATAGAGCAAAAAGTTGGTGGGTGATGGGGGTTTTCCATCCCCAAAGGGAGTGGTTTTGCACTTTAGGCTAAGGGAATACTGAATTGCCGGTGAACCAGCTGTGCTGTGGATCAGTGAGGTTTCCTATTTTGCTCTCTTCCTACTGACACCCATCCcactatttgcatttttttacagCTGTCGAGGCCTGAGTTCACATTGTCAGTCGCCGCCACGGGCTCCTGCTTGAGCTCAGAGCCTCTGACCACAAGCGAGGGAAATTTGggcttgttttcttctaataCGCTTTATTTTAGGCATGTCCCTATTGAATTTTACCCGCTGCTGTTTCTCCATACCCAGCATGTGCTCAGTGACTTTTTGCCTTGCTGATCCATTGTTTCCAGGATCTCCCCTAAAATCCTTTGGAAAAACAGCTTCATATTCACCAGCCCTTCAGTACCAAGGGAAGCACGAGGTTACACATCACCCATAGCAATTCGGCTGCCGTGCTCCTCTGGGCACCAGGGACCTCGCGTCCCGACGGTTTATTACAGCTGATTTTTCGGGATTTATTGGATAAGTTTTTCTGGCCGTGCTGTTATTTGAGACCAGTCCCCGGACACATtgcctgcagggaagggtttgGGCATGTGCTCCTCGGCTCTCTGCCACCCTCGTCATCTGCAAGAACTCTTGCTCCCCATCGTCTGCCGTGGGACAGGCTGGCCATGGGTCCTGTCCTTGGTGTCCTCTGCAAGCTGATCCTCCAGCTCTCCAAGTCTTTCTTGGGTTGTTCCTGTAACCTGGCGGAGTTTGGGATcttttctgtcctctttgtTTGGTCCCAGCTTCAAAGCTGAAGGAAACCCCCCAGGCTTTAGacatctctccctcccctgaGGCTGTGCCAGCTTCCCCAGGTCTTTCTGAAGTCCGTCTCCTCCAGTGGCAAGCTCCATGTCTCAAATACGATGTCTTTGATCCCTGTTTGCAAAGATTTTACTTTTCACTTCCTTCTTTTATCTCCCAGCTCCCTTATTTGAATGCACTTCCCTTTCTGAAGTTAAACATAACCGCGGGGGGTTGCTGGGGGTTCGGTCCCCGGTACACACGTGTGTTTTCAGCAAGATGGGGCAGAGTAAAGGCTTTGCCGTGGTTTTAGGAGATCGGTGCTGGTGAGCATGCAGGGATGTTTGCCTCCTCGCCTGGTAAAGAGCTGAGGATGAACTGTGCcttgggggaggcaggagctccCCTGGGGGGTGTGGGATGAGGGGGGGCCATGGCAGAGCCCACCCAGCCACCAACccccttctttttgttttttccagaccCCACTTTTGGACACTGAATCCACCCTGGACTACGGACACAGCCTTACCCAGGTGGGTGGGCTGGGAAAACCCACAAGGACATGAGTttggggagggcgggggggtggAGAAACATGCCTTGAAGGCAGTGAGGGGTGGGGGGCCAGAGCACCCCCATTCCATGGAGTCCTCGGCTCGGCTCTGGGCTGCTCGATCCCTTGGGCTCAGTCATTCCCAGGGGTGGGTGATGGAGATcccggggtgctggggtgggcgTGCGGGTGTTTCGCACCTTGGCAAGGCGTTGGGGGCACAGTTGACCGTGCGAGGTATGCCACCCGCGCCCTCCCCGCTTCCCCTGCAAGCCGTATaatcccttcccatccccaggCATCCTCGGAGAAGATCTGGCGAGCCGGGAAGCTCCTCTTCATCCACCTCACCAGCACCCGCCCTGGCCTCATCCGGGACCACAAGCATCACCTGCGGCATCACAGGTGGGACGCCCGGCACCCCTGCCACGCTGGGGGGCACCGCGGGCCGCCGAGGACCCCGGCAGCCCTCCGAGGACAGCAGGACTTCTCCTGCCCATCCCAGGGAGGGGTTCCCCCGGGGTGCCGGGTGCCGCAGCTCCGTTTCGGGGGCGATTCTCACACCCTCTCCCcttgcaggcagtgctgctccGGGAAAGAGCTGGTGGACTGGCTGCTGAGCGCCGGGCTCGCCGTCCAGACGCGCAGCCAAGCCATCGGCATCTGCCAGGTGCTGGTGGATGGAGGAGTCCTGACACACGGTGAGGGTGGGCGGTGGCAGCCCCCCGCGCGGCGGTGGGGTCTCGCGAGGCGAGATGGGTGCACTGGGTGATGCTGGGGTCTCCCATGGGTGCACGCGGTACCCAGTGGGTCTCTCGTGGGTGCACGGCCGAGCTCATGGcgctctcccctccccgcagtGAAGCAGGAGTGGCATTTTCAGGACAAGGACACCCAGTTTTACCGTTTTGCCGAGCTGGAGCTGAGCCCCGAGCCCAGCACTGTGCTTCGGGATGcggaggagctgctggaggcacTGGCCTTCCTGGCCCAGCTGGGTCCCGACGCGCTGCTCACCATGGCCCTGCGCAAGCCGTGAGTGACTGGGTGCTCCCCAGGGGCCAGGGGGGGACATGGGGCTCATTTTGACCCCGCTCCATGGGGGTCTGGAGCACCAAAGGGGCTGCTGTGGATGGGGTGACCTGAGCATCTCTTCCACGACTGTCATATGGGGTGGAGAAAGAGGCTGCCCGGCCAGGGCAGGGGTGTCCATGCCTGGAGAGGGGTGTCTGTGCCCCGGGACGGGGTGGGCAGAGGGGGTACAGATGGCTGCTCacgccccgctcccctcccagGCCTGCCCAGCGCACAGAGGATGAGCTGGAGCTCATATTTGAGGAGCTCCTCCACATCAAAGCTGTGGCTCATCTCTCCAACTCGGTGAGTGTGGCTGTGCCCTGCTTCCCCCACAGCGTGTATGTCCTCCCTAACCTGCTCCTGGTCCCCAAATCCTCCTGCATCCCACCGCTTCCCACCTGGGCATCCTCTCCCGGCCCTCTCTGAGCATCCCTGGGCACCCTTCCCACCTTGTCCCCTGTGCCCATGCGTGTCCCCTCCTCGCTCAGCTCCGGGCTGGGGTGACCCTAATGGCAGGTGACCCTCTTGCCGCAGGTGAAGCGGGAGCTGGCGTCCGTGCTGATGTTCGAGTCGCACCAGAGAGCAGGCACCGTGTGTGAGTATCGTGTGCCCCAGGAGCCGTGCAGGGCCGGCCGGTCCCCCAGGAAAAAGtccccagcccggggaggaTGGCTGGAGCCTTTGCCATCAGTGTGGATGCTCCTGATGTCTCTTCGTGGACTAGGGATGGAGGGGACCGGAGCACTCGCTGCGTTCGCCTGGGCTGGGAGCTCAGGACGGGGGGGCTGAAGAGGGATGCTTGGGGCTCCCCCTCTTCAACTGCTGGATGCTGCCGTTTCCCCTGCAGTGTTCAGCCAAGGAGACAAAGGCACATCGTGGTACATCATCTGGAAGGGCTCGGTGAACGTGGTCACCCATGGCAAGGTAGGTGCGTCCCTGCACAGCGAGGGTCTCCGGACACCCCATGTCACTGTCCCCCAGCAGGGACGGGGGCTCCCACCCCATCCCTTACCATCCTTGCTCCCCCCGACCCAGGGTTTGGTGGCCACCCTGCACGAGGGGGACGACTTTGGGCAGCTGGCGCTGGTGAACGACGCGCCCCGCGCGGCCACCATCATCCTGCGAGAGGACAACTGCCACTTCCTCCGCGTGGACAAGCAGGACTTCAACCACATCCTCAAGGTGATCAGGGGGCTCACACGGCGCCGGGTCCGAGCCGGGATGCACCACGCACCCTCTCCGTGGTGTTTGGAGGGGAGGATGCTCTTCTGCGTGCCAAtatgggggtttggggtgcaACCAGCCAGCCAGGCGTTGCGTGATGGATCCGAGCTGGGCTGATGGCTGGTTTTTCTCCCTAGGATGTGGAGGCCAACACCATGCGCCTGAAGGAGCACGGGAAGGTGGTGCTCGTCCTGCAGAAGAACCTGCAGGGTGGCAGCAGCCAGTCAGCCACGGCACGGAGCAGCAGGTGACAgcagcctgtccccatccctccttgCAGCCATAAATACAGCCAAAGCCGATGCTGCCTGTccccctgcctcctctgctgctttctggctTCCCTTGGAGGAGTCTACTGGGAGGACCGTGTCCCTGGAGGGGAAACGGGGATGCCAGGCCATGCTGACCACTCGTGTTGGGTGGCCCGGCATGGTGGCCAAGCCCAGAGCTGGGGTGCCGCTTCCCTGATGTGGCCGGTGCTCTGCCCACCAGGTACTTTGTGATGGCTGGGACGCCGGAGAAAATCCTGGAGCATCTGCTGGAGTTCATGAGGCTCGATGCCACGCTCTATGACCCCATGGGTAGGTGGGGGATCTCCTCCCTGCTTTGGGGACCGTGTCCCAGAGCCACTCTGAGATGGGCAGGGGGCTACGGACAGGGTGCCAGTGGAGGGACCAGCACCGAGTGGGGCTGCCTTATTCCCAGTGTTCAACCCCAAAAAGCTTCTCCTCTCATCCTAAAATGCCCCGTTGGGACTGGGAGAGAGAGGCAGCTCCAGGGCTGAAAGCGTCTCCTCTCCCACATCCCgccacctccctctgcctctggaGAGGAGCAAAACCGGGTGAGACGGGAACCAGGAGATGTCCCCAGTGGGTAAAAAATCAGAGCTGCCGTGCTGCCCTCATCACCGGCTGTGTTGGAGTTAACTCACTGCGAGGGCTGCACtaaaagtgatttaattttccttcatcCTCCAAAGCCTGCAACCTTGCCAGCCCTCTCCATGGTGTTTAGGAGCAAAAAAATTACCTGCAATGAGCATGGTCACCGTGGTGGGGGAGACCACAGGGCAACCCCACGCAGGGCACGGCTGACCCTTTCTCAGTCAGCCCCACTGCCTGGCTGTGATCCTGGCTGTCCCCAACCTGCTGGACACCACGAAGGGTGAATGATGGTGGCCTGATCTCTTGCAGATACACTGCTGGGGGATTTCCTGCTGACTTACACCGTGTTCATGCCGACCTcgcagctctgcagagctctgctgcaccAATATCCTTCTGCggctggatttggggggggaccGGGTTCCATCCTACGTGATGCATCGCCCCCTTCCAGGCACCAGAACGTTCAGCTTGGTCCCTGTCACCCTGGTGGGACCTCGGGGGTTGGCCAggggacccccaaatcccccaggCTCTTGGGCACAGGGCATACCCCTATCTCCCATCCTATCCTGGTTGCACACGTACGGGGGTCCCCACCTGCTCCCCACCAACCGTGTTGGTGCCCTTGACTGGTCCCAGTTTCCGCGCGGAGCCCCTGGAGGGCTCGGAGCAGGAGAAGGCCACCTATTCCCTGCACAAGCGGCGGAAGATCCTGAGGCTGGTGAGCCAGTGGGTGCTGCTCTACGGGCGGCTGCTGCAGGGCGACCGCAGCACCACGGCTCTGCTGCAGGTACCAGGAGTGGGGCGGAGAGGGGGGGGAGAATGTCCCCAGGGGGGTCTGGCTGTGACCACCCCACGCTGACCGCTGAGGCATCTTCCTCCCACAGAACCTGGCGGACCTGGCGAGCCGGGACCCTCGCCTGGGTGGGCTGGTCCAGGAGCAAGCACAGGACCGCCGGCGGCCCCGAGCGTGAGTCccccagggaaggagggacaTATCCATCCAAAACAGACCCTGGGTCTGCCCCCCCATGCCACTGCTGATGCCCATGTCCCTGGGTCCTGCACCCCTCGTACCCGGGGGGGGAGTTTGTACTTTTCATGGTGCTGAGCTTTCAGCCAACGAAGCAATGATTGCCAAGGCTGGGGGGATGCCAGCAGCTCTCAGGCCACCTTGTCCCCAGCGTGGGATtttcccagccccagggagggTGTCAAACGCTGCCAGGACTCccctgtggggcagggatgCTCGGGGGGAGCTTGGGGGCCGCAGGACCCGGTTCTGTCTCCAGCGCAGATGTGGGCTGCGGGGCTCTAACACCGTcttgctcctctctctgcaggctgGAGAACGGAGACGGCAGCGTTTCTCCCCAGCCCAAGGTAGGGGTGGCCCTGGGGGGgtgccagggatgggggggggggggtagtggAAAGCTGGGTCACCCCTGCCCTCTGGGGACCCCCGGCAGGAGGGGTGGCCGGTGGGGAGGCATGCTCCCTGCTCTCTTCCACCTTGGCCGCAGGCTCGGAGCTCGGGGAACTGGCTCACAAGCCAGGAGGAGGCAATTTTGAACAGCAGCTGTGCCTTAAGAGCCCAGGACAAAGGTATGGCCGCTCACGGTGGGGactgtcccctccccagcagctgggaCACTAAagccctctcccccccgccgtAGTGC
This window of the Buteo buteo chromosome 17, bButBut1.hap1.1, whole genome shotgun sequence genome carries:
- the RAPGEF3 gene encoding rap guanine nucleotide exchange factor 3, translating into MKVRGTGAGGEAARRDPGSVPVARSRQRTRRTGLEPGIGAVRSPPPSSSRLPPPSSPPPPGGPGTDGNRLSGLLKKMHLFRSSSYEIRLEGEGSSLPRIQGIRWTPLLDTESTLDYGHSLTQASSEKIWRAGKLLFIHLTSTRPGLIRDHKHHLRHHRQCCSGKELVDWLLSAGLAVQTRSQAIGICQVLVDGGVLTHVKQEWHFQDKDTQFYRFAELELSPEPSTVLRDAEELLEALAFLAQLGPDALLTMALRKPPAQRTEDELELIFEELLHIKAVAHLSNSVKRELASVLMFESHQRAGTVLFSQGDKGTSWYIIWKGSVNVVTHGKGLVATLHEGDDFGQLALVNDAPRAATIILREDNCHFLRVDKQDFNHILKDVEANTMRLKEHGKVVLVLQKNLQGGSSQSATARSSRYFVMAGTPEKILEHLLEFMRLDATLYDPMDTLLGDFLLTYTVFMPTSQLCRALLHHFRAEPLEGSEQEKATYSLHKRRKILRLVSQWVLLYGRLLQGDRSTTALLQNLADLASRDPRLGGLVQEQAQDRRRPRALENGDGSVSPQPKARSSGNWLTSQEEAILNSSCALRAQDKVPYEIYRPDHSCLITVLPVNASVRDVLRSLAPRLGRDGEHILVKVNSAGDKVGLQLDAVGVFTALGLNERLFAVSVEELGSLTPHPEQLGPHVGSSETLDLISSKDLASHLTDYDWNLFKSIHQVEMIHYIVGPQKFHEVTTANLERVMRRFNELQYWVATELCLCPEVGRRAQLLRKFIKLAAHLKEQKNLNSFFAVMFGVSNTAVSRLAKTWERLPHKIRKLHSVLERMLDPSWNHRVYRLAVAKLSPPIIPFVPLLLKDMTFIHEGNRTLAENLINFEKMHMMAKTVRVLQRCRGHAHAPLSPLRNRSPHRPEDPKAVRISTCSEQSLSVRSPVSTWAYLQHLKAIDSQKELLRLSHDLES